In Deltaproteobacteria bacterium, the genomic stretch GATATCTTAATCAATAATGCCGGAATTTGTTTCAGGTCTGTTGTTGAACATATGACTGAAGAAGACGAGCAACTTCAAATGAAAACAAATTATTTTGGTCCTCTTGCTTTGATCAGAGATATTGTTCCAAGCATGAGAGAGAAAGGCCGAGGAAAAATCATTAATGTTTCAAGCGTTAGTGGAATGATAGCCATGCCAACGATGTCAAGCTACTCAGCCTCAAAGCATGCGCTTGAAGGAGCTAGCGAGGCCTTGTGGTATGAAATGAAGCCTTATGGAATCAATGTCTCTTTGATTCAGCCGGGATTCATTAAATCCAATTCTTTCCAGAATGTTTATTATACTTCAAATTCCAATCCTGATAATTTAGATCCTGAATCTCCATATAGTGACTACTATCTTTCTATGGGGCCTTTTGTTGAAAAATTAATGAATATGTCGCTTACAAAGCCAGAAGCTATTGCCCAGAAAATTTTAGGTGTTATTCAAAAAGAACGTCCACCACTGTGGGTTCCCGTTACCTTAGATGCGGTTATCTTTTATTATTTAAGAAAGATAATCCCCAGAAGATGGTTGATGCCCTTGTTGTTTTTATTTTTGCCAAAATCAAATATTTGGGCCCTTCGACACACGCTCAGGCGTGATAAGATCGGACACACAAATCGAAAAAACAAAGCCTCTTAGTGGTAGGCAGGGGCTCACAGCATATCATTAAATTTTCTTCCCCAAATTAGCGTTAAAGAGGACTCTCTGGAGATGGAGATTTGCTAATCTTTACAGCCTGAGTGGTGCCAATGAGTTGGTCTTTGATACACACCTGAGGATTCTGCACGACTCGCTGTTGTAGCTTGGTAAAAATTGGCTCACGTATGGCAAGAGTATTATCTTGCAAAACGCACTGTCGAGCAATTTTCAGCGTGAGATTAATTACAATTGGAGCCTTCATATTTGCAGACATCTGCGTTGGGTCATCAGGGATCGTAATGATACAAAAAAATCTAACTTTATCAGAGGGTGTCAACCTAATGGATTCATTATCTGTTTTGGTCATTCCTGGCTGGTATTTCTGAATGAAAAGTTCCGGTTCCAACAAAGGAAAGGCGATATCTGTGGACTCGCAGCTCTGCAACCAAATAAAAATTTCATCACTAGGGTCGTCGACTAATACGAACTCCCTTAGATCTGCAAACCCCAAAAGCCCTTCTGGAAATGTCAGAATATCTTCAGCTTCATACAAAACCTGTCCAAATCGCGAAGTTTGGATAAGCATAATCCCTCCTCATTACTAACTAAGAGCGCTAACCCACCTGAAACGGTTAATAGCTCCAACGATACCACCCCTATTAAAAATTTGGACTTAAATGAGCAGAAACTCAAGACTTTTACTTTCTTGTGCGGCGTTTAACAAATCATGTGAGCTACAGAATCATAGAATTAAAATAGAATTTAAAAAACTATTTATCTTCTTTTAAAGAATCAATTGCCGACAAAGGCTTCAACAAACTAGCCACTGATTTAGATTTGTCAGAAGATACTTGTGATGATTCTTTATTTTGATCTTGAATAGCTAAGTAGACTTCTTCTCTATGAATTTTAGTATCTTTTGGAGCTTCGATGCCCAGTCTAACTTGTTTTCCTTTGATTTGAACCACCCTAATCTTTATGTGGTCATCAATCGCTATGCTTTCACCCAACTTCCGTGTGAGAACGAGCATGGTAGTCTCCTTACAGTATGTTTTCAGTTCATTCGGTATAATTTTTCGGAACTGTAGGTATAATTTATAAAATAGAAAGTCAAGCCTTTGGTCGCATATTCTAAATTTGTAAAATTAAATTCATAACTCGAAATATGACTTAAGAGAGCGTTAAGGTTATTTGGTGCTTTGTCGTTTTAATTCTGCGAGCAGAACGTAGTCCAAAGCGGCTAATTTATGAGCAAGAGACTCTTCCTTAAAAACAATGGCTAAATCAATGTCCCCACCCTTTAGATGATCGTGAACCCGACTTCCAAACAAATAAATTTTAACATGTTGATCTTTAGATATGTATTTTTTAAAAACTGATAAAATTTGTTCCTTTGTTTTTTCAGAAAGCCTCTTTTAACTATACTTTTTATTCCAAGAACGATTGGGGTTTTTAGAAGGATTTGCTTGAAAAGCTCAGTAAGTTCCTTGGCTGCATATTCATGGGAAATTTTTTTAATTCGATAAGAATAGAGTCGTAATTAGTCATCTTGGCCATTATAAAAGCATTTTAAAAAGGCAGAGTCAATTATAAGGAACTGTCTAAATATAACTTCAAACTCGCTCCAGGCAAAATCACTGCCATAGATGCGGAAAATGTTACAAAATCACTGCCATAGATGCGGAAAATATTGACTCAAAAATAAGAAGAAGAGTATTCTCAAAAAAGGTGGGTTTCCTCGATGGAATATATAAAAAGAAGTCTGGACTTAAATAATGATTTAAAACATAAAAGCGTGTTATTGCTTGGGCCTCGACAGACGGGAAAAACTCAGTTAATTGAGCATCAAGTAAAGGCAGATATAACTTATGATCTTCTCCAAGCAGATGTATTTAGGGAGTTAAGTTATGCCCCTCAGTTAATTAGGCAAAGAGTTAACGACAAAACAAAATTAATTGCTATTGATGAAATTCAAAAGTTACCACTATTAATGGATGAAGTTCATAGCATGATCGAGAAATTGCGGATAAAATTTATTTTAACTGGAAGTAGTGCTCGCAAATTAAAAAGATCACATACAAGTCTTATGGCAGGAAGAGCGAGAGTTAAAAATCTATTGCCCCTAACCTCTAAAGAATTGGGAAAAAAGTTTAAACTATCTGTTGCTCTCCAGTATGGGCTTCTTCCATCAATTTATTTTTCAGAAGAAAAGGAAAAGGATTTAAAAGATTATGCCGGTCTTTATCTTAAGGAAGAGATTTTAAATGAAGCTTTAGTTAGAAGAATAGAAAATTTTTCTCGTTTTTTAGAATTTTCTGCATTAACTAGTGGACAGATTTTGAATTTTGAATCAATTGCTTCAGATGCTCAAATTTCTTCAAGAACAATAAGGGAGTACTATGCTGTTTTGGAGGATACTCTGGTTGGGTATTTATTAAGACCTATCCGCTCATCCCCTAAAAGAAAGAGCATTGCTACAAGTAAATTTTAT encodes the following:
- the csrA gene encoding carbon storage regulator CsrA; protein product: MLVLTRKLGESIAIDDHIKIRVVQIKGKQVRLGIEAPKDTKIHREEVYLAIQDQNKESSQVSSDKSKSVASLLKPLSAIDSLKEDK
- a CDS encoding ATP-binding protein; the encoded protein is MEYIKRSLDLNNDLKHKSVLLLGPRQTGKTQLIEHQVKADITYDLLQADVFRELSYAPQLIRQRVNDKTKLIAIDEIQKLPLLMDEVHSMIEKLRIKFILTGSSARKLKRSHTSLMAGRARVKNLLPLTSKELGKKFKLSVALQYGLLPSIYFSEEKEKDLKDYAGLYLKEEILNEALVRRIENFSRFLEFSALTSGQILNFESIASDAQISSRTIREYYAVLEDTLVGYLLRPIRSSPKRKSIATSKFYFFDIGVINSITKRQLSSKTKEYGEALEHLIFMELHAFKTYSQKNIELNFWNSPRNGEVDFILNEEIAVEVKSSENISVQHLQGLELLTKNEKMKRQIVVCQEKHRRKIGNVEIIPVISFLEGLWGGEFV
- the fliW gene encoding flagellar assembly protein FliW — translated: MLIQTSRFGQVLYEAEDILTFPEGLLGFADLREFVLVDDPSDEIFIWLQSCESTDIAFPLLEPELFIQKYQPGMTKTDNESIRLTPSDKVRFFCIITIPDDPTQMSANMKAPIVINLTLKIARQCVLQDNTLAIREPIFTKLQQRVVQNPQVCIKDQLIGTTQAVKISKSPSPESPL
- a CDS encoding nucleotidyltransferase domain-containing protein, producing MLSVFKKYISKDQHVKIYLFGSRVHDHLKGGDIDLAIVFKEESLAHKLAALDYVLLAELKRQSTK
- a CDS encoding SDR family oxidoreductase, producing the protein MKRCQDIEETLRYKPIILITGSSSGLGFALSELLYNCDQYRVAITARKFSQVKLRDRFIEKDNFKIFDLDIVQEKSRKKCLKEIRELWGDVDILINNAGICFRSVVEHMTEEDEQLQMKTNYFGPLALIRDIVPSMREKGRGKIINVSSVSGMIAMPTMSSYSASKHALEGASEALWYEMKPYGINVSLIQPGFIKSNSFQNVYYTSNSNPDNLDPESPYSDYYLSMGPFVEKLMNMSLTKPEAIAQKILGVIQKERPPLWVPVTLDAVIFYYLRKIIPRRWLMPLLFLFLPKSNIWALRHTLRRDKIGHTNRKNKAS